The sequence CGGCAATGACGCCCTCGAAGCCGGTTGGCGTACTCATACCCTGCGAGAAGAGCAGACCGGTGGCGCTCGTGAACGTGCCCGTGCCGTCGACGATTTGGTCGATCTCGAAGAAGCTGCCTTCCGCGGAGTCGAGGACGCCCTTGTCATGAATCGTGAGGGCACCATTCGGCGTGGTGATGACCAGATCCCCCTCATACTGGAGCAGGTTGTCAGAATCACCGGGTTGGAGGTTCAGCAGAGCGAATCTCGTGGGCCCCCCGCCAGCACCGCCCAGAAGACGGCCCGCTTCGCCCGAGGCTCCGGAATAGCCCGGTGCTCCGCGAGGCCGTCCGGGGTAGCGAGGTCACCGTCCGGCAGGCCGAGGCGGTACTGCCGGTCGCTCGGGGCGAAGCAGAAGCGTTCTGGGTGGCGCGAGCGCGGAAAGGGGAGACCGTTCGTCGGCTCAAAGCTGCAGTGAACCATCCCGGCGGTTGCGACCCCGACGAAGACGAGGAGTGGCATCGGCTGCTCCGCAGTAGGGCCCGTCACTCTCGATGTCCGCGCGGTGCTCAGATGCGCCACCATCGTGCCGCGCACGCACGAGACCATCGTACGCCCGACCGGTGACGGCAGTCGAGACCGAGTGACTGCACCCGGCGGCGTTCCTCACGGCGTCGAGCCAACCGATCAGTACGCGGCTGGAGCTGTCACCGTGAGTATCGCGGACCTCGAGCTGCCGTTGAAAGACGCCGAGATCGTCACTGGCATGGTGGAGGTCACCGGACCCGCGCTGATCGGAAAGGTCACACTCGTCTCACCCCAAGGCACTTGAACGCTGCCGTTCGCCACGACGGCGGGATTGCTGCTCGAGTAGGATACGACCAGCGGCGGGTTCGCCGGGGCCGCCCCGTTGAGGGTCACGGTGACAGACGACGAAACGTTGCTGCCGCCGGGAATGGTGCTCGGATTCAGCGTCACTGACCTGATTCCGGTCGGCGGGGGCGTCACGATGATGATTGCGGACGTCGTCAAGTACTCGTCGTTGAGCATCCTCACTTGAGCGGTGATCATAATCGGAGTGTCGGTGGTCACCGCCCTGGTCGTAATCATGAAGTCGATGCCATACGTTCCAAAGGTCGAACCGTACCCTGGGACGTCAGCGACTGCCGGGTTGCTGCTCGAGAGCCAGAGGGGGACGAGCTGGTAAAATGGCGCACCGACAACTCGTACGTTTCCCTGCGAGGGAGTTCCACCTGCGACGGCGTGACGGAGGGTCAACTCGAGGTGCGTCGGTTCGTACACCCAGGCGTGAGCGTGTCTGACAGCGTCACCGAGGGTGGCGGATACGTCGATCGCGGTAACCGTGGTCACTCTGTGGGTCGAAACGGTGAAGGTCGCTCTTGTATCTCCCGCGGGCACCGTCGCTGTCGGGGGTACGGTGCCGATATCAGCGGGCGTGATCGAAAGCGCGATCGTGGCCCCACCTGCCGGTGCCGGCTGCGCGAGCGTGACCCACCCGGTGGCCGGCGTTCCACCATTCACGTCCGGCACGACGACGGACGCGAGCAACGAGTGCTGAAAGAGACCGGTAAGGCTCCAGCTCGCGCCTCCGTCCGTGCTCTTGAGAACCCCGCCGCTCGTTCCCGCATAGAGGCTCGACGGCGTCTTGGGGTCGATCGAAATGGCGCGGATATAGTCATCCAGGCCAAAGGCGCGGAGTCTGTCGGTCAACCCGCTGTTGACCGGGTTGAACGTGCCTCCGGCGTCCGTGCTTTTGAAGACGCCCGAAGAGTCCGGAGCCGGGGTCCAGAACCACGATTGCGGGTCCCACGTTGACGCGACGGCATAAAGGGTGGCTGGATTTACGGGATCGACGGCGAGTGCCGAGATCGTGGTGGCGGACCAGTAGTTGTCTCCCCACAGCCCCGTGCCGTACCAGGTCGCGCCATCGTCCGGGCTCGCATAGAGCCCGTAGGTCGCGAGACCTGCGTAGGTGGCGCCATTGCCCGGCGCGATGGCCAACACCTCGACAGCGTCGGCAAAGACGCTCGAGTCGGCCAACAGCACCCAGCTCCCGCCGCCGTCGACGCTCTTGTACATTTCTCCCCAACCCATTTCAGGCGATGCCCCCCACGCACCTGCATAGAGGGTGCTGGGGGTCAGAGGATCGATCGCGACTGACCGAACCTGACCGGACGTCTGTTCGTTCGACAGGGAGGTGTCCCAGGTCGCGGCTCCGTCGGTGCTCTTCAGGAGCCCGCCGCGGGGTCCGGCGACCGGCGAACCGCCAGCATCGTCGAGCACGGCATACAGGGTAGTCGGGGTCACGGGGTCAACGACAAGGCTGCGCACAGGACGGTTGGTCAAACCTGTGTTGCTCCAGGTAGCGCCCGAGTCCGTGCTCTTGAACACGCCTCCGGTCGCCGACGGATCAGTGCCCGCGGCATCGGGGCCATACCGGGAGGTGCCGACATAGACCGTGCCCGGGGTAACCGGGTTTATCGCCAGCGTCGTGACGCGAGCATCCGCTGCTCGGCTGGACGTCCAATTCGCGGCCCCATCGGTGCTCTTGAAGACGCGACCGTCGTCTGTTCCTGCGTACAGGGTGCTCGGAGTGAGCGGATCGATTGCCAACGCCTGGACGGGAGGAATACCAGGCGAATCAGTCGAGGCAGCCGGCGATTTTGCTCGCCGCGTCGCGAGGACTGCTCGTGGCTCAGCCGCTTTCCCGCATGAGAACGACGCTGGAATCGTCGCCAGCAAGCAAAGGCGTACCGCCAGGGCAAAGCGAGCGCTGCGCAGCGTCAGTACACCAATGGCACTGCTCGACGTGATGCGTCGCATCGAAGACCTCGCGGGAGTCGATCGAATCCTGGCTGGCATGTGCCGGGTGCGTGCGGATCCGTACCAGGCTGCATTGGCGCACCAGCAATCGCCGGGCCATTGCAGCGGTATCAGCTGAGCTCGAAATGAGTGCGCCGGGTTCGGGGTTGCGCTACCGCGGCGCCGCTGTGGCGCCCCCGGCTCGAGGCAGGCGTCGATCGAGTTCGATGGCCCGAGCAGTGGAGTGAAGCTTTCCGCCATCGTGGCTCCACGGCCATGCAATCCAGAGAGCGATTTCCGCGATACCCACCCGCCCCGGAGGTGCTCTCCATGCCGGCAATGCAATCCGAAAGCTCGTGCCGCCGTAGCGCTCCCGCGGGAGAGCGAGGAGCCTTCGCAATGACGGTGCTTACTCCGACGAAGGTACGAACCGCAAGACCGCATGCGTTATGAGCGCTTGGCCCGCCTTTTCGCGAGTTTCGCTCCACAATCGTCATCGCGATCAGGCTCGCAGCACACTTTACCGATTGAAAGGTCCGGAGAATCGCTCGCGGCATCAGTGGCGGCGGATGTCCCCGGCGGTGACGACGCCCGTGCTTGCAGTGAGCTGGTGCGTGAAGTTGGCGCGGATGAGTCGCCGCTTGCTCGGGTTCTCGGCGCCGTTGTCGGGCCCCGCGGTGGAAAGGGTCGAAGGCCACCTGGAACAGATCGCCGAGGTTGCGGGGCGCTCATGAGCTCCTCCTCCGTTGTGCGCGCTGCGCTTATCCACGCTGGCGGGATGGCGGCAAGGCACTGCTCGCGCGCTCTTGTCCGTCGCACGACCGGGCTCGCCCGCCGTGCATCGCATGGGCGCTGCATTCATCAGGTCACGTGGGGAGTGGTTTCAGCTGCTGCTCGTCTCCTGCGCGTTGGCGTCTGCAGCGCGGTCGGCGCCCGCTGCGGCGAAGGACTTCGACGTCCCCCTCTCCGGCCACGGTCACATCCGCAGCTTCATGTACTTCGACTGGGGCCCCGATAACTGGATCGACACCTTCATCGGCCTCGAGTCCGAGCTTCTCCGGTACAAGCGCTCCTTCCTCGTTTTCCGCTTCGAGAACGAGACCGACATGGGACGGGGCGCCGACCCGAAGATGATCTTCGACCCCAACCGCGGCCGGTGGACCTTCGGGGTTGGCGCCAGGACGGAGCTGCAGAAGCATTTCCTCGAGCTGCTGGTCCGGCATGACTGCCATCACGGCATCGACCGGTGGTGGCCGGGACAGGATTACAAGATGACGTCGGCTGGGCTCGCCTTCGGGACGCTCGCATACCTCCAGAAGTACCGGTACCCGGGCGACGTCGACGGAGGCGCGTCGCTCCCTCTGGGGCTTGCATACTTCGTGATGCCCACCTTCTACCTGCCGCGCGGCGACCCCTGGCAGCGCCAGCCCTATCTGATCAGGCTGGAGGCGAACACGCGGATCGACATCTTCCGCTGGAGCCGGCTTGGGCTGGGACTCGAATCAGCAAACGTCCTCTACTGGAGCGACAAGGGCCAGCTGCAGCGATCCCACGCGCTGAACCTCGACATGTTCCTCTATGGCGACCACGCGGCCCTGCTCCTGTTCGCCGGCTGGTGGCCTTACGACAATCAGGTCTTCCGGAATCGGGCCGGTAAGATCGTGTCCGGACTCGAGATTTCGTTCTAGGCGCTGAAGGCGTCGGGCCCGTGGACTTGAATGTCAGAGGGTCCTGCTATCCAGAAAGAATGAGCGAAGCGCCTGTCGATCCACCCAACCCCCGCCTGGCGGCGCTGGCCAAAGCCGCGGCGATGCTCCAGTGGCCCATCCTCCGCGTCCGGGACGAGGCCGTCGGCGTTCTCCTTGCGAAAGCCATCGACTCCGTCCTGGCCAGCGTCTCCCGCGGCCGCGGCGCCCTGGATATCGCCATCGGCGAACACCTCGACGTCCTCGGGACCGGCGACCGCGTCAGCGTCGGCGACTACGCCCGCGAAATGCTGGGAATCCGCGCCAGCACCGCCCAGAAGATGGCCCGATTCGCGCGCCGGCTCCGGGACTGCCCGCTGCTGGCCGAGGCCGTCCGGAGCGGGGAGGTCAGCGTGCGGCAGGCGGAGGCGGTGCTGCCGGTCGCCCGGGGTGAGGCCGAAGCGGATTGGGTGGCGCGGGCACGGAAGGAGACGGTCCGCGCGCTCCAGGCTGCGGTGAAGGATCCCAGCGGTCGCGACCCCGAGGAGGACGAGCAGTGGGACCGGGTCTGCATCGACATTCCGGCCGCAGGGCGGCAGCGCTTCGATGAAGCCATCGCGCTCGCCGGCAAGGCCCTCGGCGCCAACGTGCCGAAGTGGGAACGGCTCGTGGTGCTCTGCCAGGAATGCATCGGGGCGCATGCGACGCCCGACGGCGAGGCCTCTCCGACCCGGTGCCGGCCGTGCCCGTCGACGACTGGATGGAGCCGGCGAAGAAATGGCTCGAGGAGCAGAGCGCGCGGTGGGCGGCGCTCATGCAGGTGAGTCCGGTGGCGGTCTGGGAGCCCATTCCCGATGTGCATGCCGATGCGCATGGGCTTCATGAGCAGCTGCGGCGGCTCGCCAGCCAGCGCGACGACTGGGACGGGCTCTTCGGCCATCTCGCGATGCTTTTGCAGAGGACGCAGGCCTGGCGCCTTCTCGGATTCGCGTCCTTCGGCCACTACTGCGATGAGCGGCTGGGGATGTCGGAGCGCGCGGTCCAGCAGCGCGCGTCGCTCGAGCGCCGCCTCTATGACCTGCCCTCGCTCCGCCAGGCCATGTGCGAGCGGCGGGTGTCGTACGAGAAGGCGCGGATCATCGCCCGTTACGCCGACGCAGGGTCATTGGACACCTGGATCGAGCGCGCCGGACGGATGAGCTGCGTCGCGCTCAGGGCCGCGCTGCAGGGCGAAGAGGAGGCGCAGATGTGCGCGCGGGGCAATGTCGAGATCGTGGTCCCCAGGCACATTCGCGGGCTGCTAGCCATGGCCTTTCACGCCGTTCGCAACGCCGCTGGGCAGTGGATTTCGCCCGGCGAATGCCTCGTGCGCATCGCCGAGCACTTCCTGGAGGTCTGGAAAGCCGCCTTGGAGGAGCCGAATACGGCCCGGAAGCGCGTCCTCGAGCGGGATCTCGGCTTGTGCCAGGTCTGGGGGTGTACTCGCGCAGCGGTGCACGTCCACCACATCCAGTTCCGCTCCGCAGGCGGCTCCGACGATCCAACGAACCTCGTCAGCCTCTGCGCCGCCCACCACCTGCAATGCGTGCACAACGGGTGGATCCGCGTCCGCGGCAAGGCACCCGATGGGCTCTACTGGGAGCTCGGGGTCCGCCCGGGAAGGGCGCCGCTCGTGGTCGTCGAGCCGGCAGCTGCCTCCGCGGAGACGAGGTGACGATCGTATCGGCGGACGAATGGCCACCAGATGATCAACGCGATGACCAGGTTCACGAGCTGCAACACCAGCGCCTTTAGATCGCCGCCGCTGCTCAGGTACCAGCGTCCACACCACCTCGATGTACGGTGGCCGCACGGCGCCGAAATGCATCGCGCACCACGAGATGACGGCCAGGATGACCGGCGCGGCGATGAAGGGCGGCGCGAGCTTGCCGTTCATCACCACCGGGGCGCCGAAGAGGAGCGGCTCGTTGATGTTGAAGACGGCGGGAACGATTCCGGCCTCGCCCACCAGCCGGAGCTGCTTCGAGCGCGCGAAGAGCAAGAGGATGGCAAAGGCGAGCGTCGTCCCCGACCCGCCCTGCCAGATGAACCAGATGAAGAACTCCTGTGTGAACACGTGCGGGGGAGCGTGGCCGGCGCTGGCGGCGGTCATGTTCTCCGCCAGTGCCGCCAGCCAGAGGGGGCGCACCGCCGCAAGCACCGCGATGCCGTGGACGCCGATGAGCCAGAGCGCGCTGTCGATGAGGACGACGATCACCACCGCGTACAGCGAATCGCCCCCGCGCAGCAGCGGCCGGAAGAGCGCCGCGATGCCGCCCGCCAGGTCGATGCCCAGCACGTGCACGACGAACCAGACCAGCACGACGCAGGTCACGCTGGGCAGCAGCGCCGCGAAGCTGCGCACCACCACGTCGGGCGCGCCGCCGCTCAGCTTGATTCCCCACTTCCGCTGCTGGAAGGCATGCAGGACTTCCACCGCGAAGATGGCTCCCGCGAAGGCCGGGAAGAGTCCGGCCGCGCCGAGAGCCGCCATCGACAGCATCTTGTTCACCGGGTACTGCGCGACGAGCAGGACGGCGAGCGCCGTGGTGGCGCCTGCGACGGGATCGCTCTCCCGCCGCCGCGACAGGGATAAGGCGGTGGCCACGCAGGCGTAGATGGAGACCAGCCCGGCGCAGGCCTGATACCCGGAGAGCAACGTCGAAGGCGCCGGCAAGAACCGGGACAGCGCCGGCCAAGGCGGCTGCGCCAGGAGGAGAAAGAGGCTGCCGAGGAGGATGAGCGGCAGGCTTCCGACCACGCCGTCGCGCACCGCCATCAAGTGCGGTTGCTTTCCCAGCGCGGTGCCGAGAGCGTGGAGCCGTTCCCGCACCCGTGCATTGTCGTGTGCGAAAGGCCTTTGCGCCAGTTTGACACGCCGCGGTGCGCGCGCTAACTGCGCCCTCCATGACGACGGTCGTGATGCCGCAGCTCGGCGAATCGGTCATGGAAGGCACGGTGGTCCGCTGGATCGCGCGGCCGGGTCAGAAGGTGGAGCGCGACGAGCCGCTGGTGGAGATCGCCACCGACAAGGCGAACACCGAGATTCCCTCGCCGAGCGCGGGCGTGCTGGTGGAGCAGCTCGCGAAGGAAGGGGCGGTGGTCACGGTGGGCGGGGCGCTGGCGCGACTCGACGAAGCAGGGGCCGCCGCCGCCGCTGCGGCGCCTCAGGCGAAGCCGGCGCCTAAGGCTGCCTCTCCCGCTGCGCCTTCCGGGGCCGCCACGGCGGAAGCCGATGCCGACGCAAACGGCGTCCGCGCCACGCCGGTCGGACGCAACGTCGCGCAGGAGCACGGGTTGGATCTGAGCAAGGTGCCGGGATCTGGCGCGGGCGGCCGGGTGATGAAGTCCGACGTCACCACGTATCTGGAGAAGGGCGCCACCTCCTCCCAGCAGTCCGAGCTGCAGCCGCCTTTGAGCACGTTCCCCGGCCAGAAGGCGCCCACCGCGCCCCCGCCGCCATACGCGCAGCCGTATTCCCAGCCGCCGATCGCGCCGGTGTACTCGCAGCCCCCGCCGCCCAGCTTCGGGCCGGGTTACCAGGGATTCGGGCCCATCGCGATCACGCTGCGCGCGTACAAGCCGCCGCGGTACACGCCGAAGGAAGGCGACCAGGTGGTGCCGTTCGACCAGCGCCGGCGCCTCATCGCCGAGCACATGGTCTACAGCAAGGCCACGAGCCCGCACGTACCCTGCACGGCGGAAGTGGACATGACCAACCTGACCCGGCTGCGAGGGGAGTGGAAGCGGGCCAAGGAGACCGGAGGCAAGGCGCCCAGCTTCCTGGTCGGCGTCTGCCGCGCCACGGTGCAGGCCCTGGCCGAATTTCCCCGGCTGAACGCGGTGGTGCAGGACGAGAGCGTCATCCTGCGCAAGGACGTGAACCTGGGCGTCGCGGTGGAAACGGAGAAGGGGCTTTTGGTTCCGGTGATCCGCAAGGCCAACGAGCTCAGCGTCCTCGGTCTGGCGCGCGCCATCGACGACCTCGCCGCCCGCGGTCGCACCGGCAAGGTGACGGCCGACGAGCTCTCCGGCGGGTCGTTCACCGTCTCCAATCCGGGGCTGAAGGGAAACCTCTTCGGCGCCGCCATCATCAACCAGCCGCAGGTCGGCATCCTGCGCATGGGCGAGATCGTCAAGCGGGCGGTGGTGCGCGAGCGCGACGGCGAGGACGCCATCGTCATCCGCTCGATGATGTACCTGACGCTCTCGTACGATCACCGCGTCATCTGATCGACGGCGTGACGGGGAACGGGTTCCTGCACCGCGTCCGCGAGCTGATCGAGGAAGCGAAGTTCGAGCTGTAGCTAAGGCGTCCACGTCACCGCGGCGCGGAGCCCTCCGCTCCAGCGTGTCGAGCCGTTCACCAGATCGGCGTTGTCGATGCCCTCGCCGAAGAGCCCCGCCGAGACGACCAACGGCGCCACCGTCGCCTGCGCGTCGATCCCGAGCCGGCGTCGATGCTCGACGGGTCCCCTCGCGACCACGAACACGCCGCGCGCCTGGTCGGAACCGTAAGTGTCGCCGGAGAAGCGCAGCCACTCGAACCAGGGCGAGATCGTCAGCGCCGCATGCTCGAAGTCGGCGCGGATCCACAAAGACGTACCGTCCGGGCCCAGCGCGGAGCCCAGGGTGCGGCCGGCATTTGTCATCCCGGTGGTGAAGACGCCGTGCTCCTGCGAGACCCAGCCGGTGTGCTCCAGCTCGACGAAGAGCCGCCGCCAGGGGCCGAGCCGGATGGCGCGCAGCTCGATGCCCAGCAGGTGATCGGCGTCGTACTCGACGGAGTTCCAGAAGGCCTTGCGTGTGTCCTCGAAGGCAATCTCGTAGTACAGCCGCGCGCCTCGCAGCTCCGGAAGGCGGACGGAGAGATCGAACGAGAGCCGGTTGTTCTCCGCCGTCCCGGTCGGTGTCTCGTGGGTGCGGCCGAAGTGCTCGAGGATGAAACCAGTGAAGCCGCCGTAGTCGGGGGCGCCTTCGCCGCCCAGCATCAGCATCCGCGAGCCCCCCAGCTGAACGCGATCTCCG comes from Deltaproteobacteria bacterium and encodes:
- a CDS encoding capsule assembly Wzi family protein, with protein sequence MRELCCVAGAAVALSIATGAEAGADDEGWWLAPLDRLTLRLSAADEHDRPYSLPVRPRQIAGGIALSCDYQEGRPCGDGVGTALELDSAAGWGGLVTAATRLRVSAGTDHYASGFIVDRAYLKFESDPFALQVGRDVLVLGPSVRAALMLSTNAAPQDGFRAQLKPVALPFAKDVRISLLYFLDRLRQPQTFRGTLLDCARAQLDFGDRVQLGGSRMLMLGGEGAPDYGGFTGFILEHFGRTHETPTGTAENNRLSFDLSVRLPELRGARLYYEIAFEDTRKAFWNSVEYDADHLLGIELRAIRLGPWRRLFVELEHTGWVSQEHGVFTTGMTNAGRTLGSALGPDGTSLWIRADFEHAALTISPWFEWLRFSGDTYGSDQARGVFVVARGPVEHRRRLGIDAQATVAPLVVSAGLFGEGIDNADLVNGSTRWSGGLRAAVTWTP
- a CDS encoding PTS sugar transporter subunit IIC — its product is MRERLHALGTALGKQPHLMAVRDGVVGSLPLILLGSLFLLLAQPPWPALSRFLPAPSTLLSGYQACAGLVSIYACVATALSLSRRRESDPVAGATTALAVLLVAQYPVNKMLSMAALGAAGLFPAFAGAIFAVEVLHAFQQRKWGIKLSGGAPDVVVRSFAALLPSVTCVVLVWFVVHVLGIDLAGGIAALFRPLLRGGDSLYAVVIVVLIDSALWLIGVHGIAVLAAVRPLWLAALAENMTAASAGHAPPHVFTQEFFIWFIWQGGSGTTLAFAILLLFARSKQLRLVGEAGIVPAVFNINEPLLFGAPVVMNGKLAPPFIAAPVILAVISWCAMHFGAVRPPYIEVVWTLVPEQRRRSKGAGVAAREPGHRVDHLVAIRPPIRSSPRLRGGSCRLDDHERRPSRADPELPVEPIGCLAADADPPVVHALQVVGGAEADEVRWIVGAACGAELDVVDVHRCASTPPDLAQAEIPLEDALPGRIRLLQGGFPDLQEVLGDAHEAFAGRNPLPSGVANGVKGHG